A single region of the Sulfitobacter geojensis genome encodes:
- a CDS encoding ester cyclase, with amino-acid sequence MKGARPEQAVLTRDTDMSKTAETKRVIEGMVDGLNDHTIDGIGAFFHESFRWMGNTGCGTKTGLKAFQDNWQRPFQAAFSDKVCVDEARMFMGEWAAAFGRQEATHSGEFMGVAPTGKRIEIRYMDFWKVSEGKIEDNWVMVDFPHVLAQLGVDVFGGEGWEAFDRGEKTPPRPDNKEV; translated from the coding sequence ATGAAAGGGGCCAGACCAGAACAGGCGGTGCTGACGCGCGACACGGATATGAGCAAAACTGCCGAGACCAAGCGCGTGATCGAAGGCATGGTGGACGGGTTGAATGACCACACCATTGACGGGATCGGCGCATTCTTCCACGAGAGCTTTAGATGGATGGGCAATACCGGCTGCGGCACGAAAACGGGGCTAAAGGCGTTTCAGGATAACTGGCAACGTCCGTTTCAGGCCGCATTTTCGGACAAGGTTTGCGTGGATGAGGCGCGCATGTTCATGGGCGAATGGGCGGCGGCCTTTGGCCGTCAGGAGGCGACCCATTCGGGTGAATTCATGGGCGTGGCACCAACCGGCAAGCGTATCGAAATCCGCTATATGGATTTCTGGAAAGTCAGTGAGGGCAAGATCGAGGACAATTGGGTGATGGTCGATTTCCCTCATGTACTGGCGCAGCTCGGTGTAGATGTTTTTGGCGGAGAGGGCTGGGAAGCCTTTGATCGCGGAGAGAAAACGCCGCCCCGTCCCGACAATAAAGAGGTTTAA
- a CDS encoding carbohydrate ABC transporter permease encodes MSTTSKAMRQSLALRLSSNTFLVFWCAIAAFPILWIAVMSVKSPVDAFAQNPWSVIFGPNTLARGDGLSILDLLAGLAVLYVAIRWMFTRLPQLVNRYSPAGWTVLGWLLGAAVYGLVFLLLFFGLLPLVLEPLNAVLGPLGQPVVGFTTQHYVAVWGENEFYRNFMNSMLVTAGVVTISLTVGTLAGYGLARSGSDLAFWLLILALIFRALPHSVLVAGYLPWFINSAEILRPIFGDLSPTLYGQPWAVIAVLVSINQPFTIWMLRSFFQNIPAELDEAARVDGCSHFQAFRRVIMPVMWPGVITTGLFSFLLGYNDFLVTSLLLDAQNQTMVPAIAGYFNRETTTTDQVEAVAAAVSITAPLFLLVMVFQRQIVSGLTAGAVKG; translated from the coding sequence ATGAGCACCACGTCCAAAGCCATGCGCCAGTCGCTCGCCCTGCGGCTTTCCTCAAACACGTTTCTGGTGTTCTGGTGCGCGATCGCTGCTTTCCCGATCCTGTGGATTGCGGTGATGAGTGTGAAATCGCCGGTCGATGCCTTTGCTCAAAATCCGTGGAGTGTGATTTTTGGTCCCAATACTCTGGCGCGCGGCGATGGGCTGTCGATCCTTGATCTGCTTGCGGGACTGGCGGTTTTGTACGTCGCTATTCGCTGGATGTTCACGCGGTTGCCACAACTGGTGAACCGCTACAGCCCCGCAGGCTGGACCGTGCTTGGCTGGCTCTTGGGAGCGGCGGTTTATGGCCTGGTGTTTTTGTTGCTCTTCTTTGGCCTTTTGCCGCTGGTCCTTGAACCTTTGAATGCGGTGCTTGGCCCCTTGGGGCAGCCGGTTGTTGGCTTTACCACGCAGCATTACGTCGCCGTCTGGGGCGAAAACGAATTCTATCGTAATTTTATGAACTCGATGTTGGTGACGGCCGGTGTTGTGACGATTTCGCTGACAGTGGGCACGCTTGCGGGATACGGGTTGGCGCGGTCGGGCTCGGATCTCGCATTCTGGTTGCTGATCCTCGCGCTGATTTTCCGTGCTTTGCCGCATTCGGTTTTGGTGGCGGGATATTTGCCGTGGTTCATCAACTCCGCCGAAATTCTGCGGCCGATCTTTGGCGATCTGTCGCCAACGCTTTATGGTCAACCCTGGGCGGTGATTGCCGTGTTGGTGTCGATCAACCAGCCGTTTACGATATGGATGCTGCGATCATTCTTCCAGAACATTCCAGCAGAGTTGGATGAAGCTGCGCGCGTAGATGGCTGTTCGCATTTTCAGGCATTTCGCCGTGTGATCATGCCGGTGATGTGGCCCGGTGTCATCACCACGGGGCTGTTCAGCTTTCTGCTGGGATACAACGATTTTCTTGTGACTTCGTTGCTGCTGGATGCGCAGAACCAGACGATGGTCCCGGCGATTGCGGGTTATTTCAACCGCGAGACCACCACAACAGATCAGGTCGAAGCGGTCGCGGCTGCGGTGTCGATCACCGCGCCGTTGTTTTTGCTGGTCATGGTTTTCCAGCGTCAGATTGTCAGTGGATTAACAGCGGGAGCGGTGAAGGGATGA
- a CDS encoding carbohydrate ABC transporter permease — MKSKTFFAFIGPSVFMMFLFIALPLVSVFIQSFQITQPVMQQLEVETCTPGFITQTCVTELKTVPVIGDDGKIQTTTQWVGLQSYRNVLQMDKVWNALGSGQFREILQIDFWKALRFTLMFTLLTLPLVIGVGLLIALTVNNAARALRGPVIFISLLPFIITPVIGSLSIYWLFVGDGILTAMMEQWTGTNISMFAQAWTIELLMYFYRVWHVAPFAFVIFYAGLQTVNMDTLESAVIDGASRWERLRHVIIPHLMPLIVFIALIHLMDCYRVFDEIIGFRSQAHVISLQWLTVDFLTPDDAGNRAIARASASAMLTMIGIVLLLILPLRRTWRDHKGGAH; from the coding sequence GTGAAATCCAAGACCTTCTTTGCCTTCATTGGCCCCTCCGTCTTTATGATGTTTCTCTTTATTGCGCTGCCTTTGGTGTCGGTTTTCATTCAGTCATTCCAGATTACCCAACCTGTGATGCAACAGCTTGAGGTCGAAACATGCACGCCCGGTTTCATCACGCAAACCTGTGTGACAGAGCTGAAAACCGTGCCGGTTATCGGGGATGACGGTAAGATCCAGACAACAACGCAATGGGTCGGCCTGCAAAGCTATCGCAACGTTCTGCAAATGGATAAGGTCTGGAACGCCCTCGGCTCCGGCCAGTTCCGCGAAATCCTGCAAATCGACTTTTGGAAGGCGCTGCGGTTCACGTTGATGTTCACCCTGTTGACGCTGCCACTGGTGATCGGGGTTGGATTGCTGATCGCGCTGACGGTTAACAATGCCGCCAGAGCGTTGCGCGGACCGGTGATTTTCATATCGCTGCTGCCCTTCATTATCACACCGGTCATCGGGTCGCTGTCGATCTACTGGTTGTTTGTGGGCGACGGCATTTTGACTGCGATGATGGAGCAGTGGACAGGCACCAATATCTCTATGTTCGCGCAGGCCTGGACGATTGAATTACTAATGTACTTCTACCGCGTTTGGCACGTCGCGCCCTTTGCCTTTGTGATTTTCTACGCGGGTTTACAGACCGTGAACATGGACACACTGGAATCGGCCGTGATCGACGGCGCGTCGCGTTGGGAACGTCTGCGCCATGTGATCATCCCCCATCTGATGCCCCTGATCGTGTTTATCGCGCTGATCCATTTGATGGATTGTTATCGTGTGTTTGACGAGATCATCGGTTTCAGATCACAGGCCCATGTTATTTCGCTGCAGTGGCTGACCGTTGATTTCCTGACGCCGGATGATGCAGGCAACAGGGCGATTGCACGGGCGTCGGCCAGCGCCATGCTGACGATGATCGGGATTGTTTTGCTGTTGATCTTGCCGCTGCGCCGCACGTGGCGGGACCACAAAGGAGGCGCGCACTGA
- a CDS encoding ABC transporter substrate-binding protein — protein sequence MMLKKLALAGAISLMGSTAFAACSYENKTEVKMLSAGFEAWKAVTDAMAECGNFQAELDQEFRTKQPAAFEANPSLYHLGGVSNGTVTPLLNAETIRPLDDLVAKYGANLTPNQLIRIDGKIMAVAMMVNTQHLMYREDILSDLGIATPTSWDEVYAAAAKIKEAGVVEYPLGATMKSGWNLAQEFVNMYPGFGGNLFNADNTTAVNSDAGLKALETMKAGMEFMDPEVLVSDSTYVQQQFQQGKIAMANLWASRAGAMNDEAESQVVGKVKMAAAPTAMAGGAPATTLWWDGIVVAANISDEEADAAFKLAMEGMDTEMVTANNDAAIWLVPGFTPGPLSEGAIATATANPAPPAYPSTTQMGLLHTALGNEIPAFLTGERDAAATLVAIEEAYATAAKEAGVLK from the coding sequence ATGATGTTGAAAAAACTAGCACTTGCAGGTGCGATTAGCTTGATGGGAAGCACTGCATTTGCAGCATGTTCCTATGAAAACAAGACCGAAGTCAAAATGTTGTCGGCAGGGTTCGAAGCATGGAAAGCGGTCACTGATGCGATGGCCGAATGCGGCAATTTTCAAGCGGAGCTGGATCAGGAATTCCGCACGAAACAACCCGCAGCTTTTGAAGCGAACCCGTCACTCTATCACCTTGGTGGCGTATCGAACGGCACTGTGACACCGCTGCTGAACGCAGAAACGATCCGCCCGCTGGATGATCTGGTCGCGAAATACGGTGCGAACCTGACGCCCAACCAGTTGATCCGCATCGACGGCAAAATCATGGCCGTCGCAATGATGGTGAACACACAGCACTTGATGTACCGTGAGGATATTCTGTCTGATCTGGGCATTGCCACGCCCACGTCTTGGGACGAGGTCTATGCCGCAGCGGCTAAGATCAAGGAAGCGGGTGTGGTCGAATATCCATTGGGTGCGACGATGAAATCCGGTTGGAACCTCGCGCAAGAATTCGTGAACATGTATCCCGGTTTTGGCGGCAATCTGTTCAACGCGGACAACACGACCGCCGTGAATTCCGATGCTGGCCTCAAGGCACTTGAAACAATGAAAGCGGGTATGGAATTCATGGACCCCGAAGTTCTTGTGAGCGATTCAACCTATGTGCAGCAGCAGTTCCAGCAGGGCAAAATCGCAATGGCGAACCTTTGGGCGTCCCGCGCAGGGGCGATGAATGACGAAGCCGAAAGTCAGGTTGTCGGCAAGGTCAAGATGGCCGCGGCACCGACTGCGATGGCGGGGGGTGCGCCTGCCACGACGTTGTGGTGGGACGGTATCGTGGTTGCCGCCAATATTTCCGATGAAGAGGCAGATGCGGCCTTTAAGCTTGCGATGGAAGGCATGGACACAGAGATGGTCACGGCCAACAATGACGCCGCGATCTGGCTGGTGCCCGGTTTCACACCCGGCCCTCTGTCGGAAGGTGCAATTGCCACAGCAACCGCAAACCCCGCGCCGCCTGCCTATCCGTCCACCACGCAGATGGGCCTGTTGCATACCGCGCTCGGCAACGAAATTCCGGCCTTTTTGACCGGTGAGCGCGATGCCGCAGCAACACTTGTTGCGATTGAAGAAGCCTATGCCACCGCTGCCAAAGAGGCCGGTGTGCTAAAGTAA
- a CDS encoding ABC transporter ATP-binding protein, which produces MAEIQLRNINKRWGSFVGVENFDLTIADEEFLVLLGPSGCGKTTTMRMIAGLEDITEGEIIIDGKVVNDLDPKDRDVAMVFQSYGLYPHMNVYENIRFPLKVRKADPATHDARVRRASAMVELDDFLHRKPAELSGGQRQRVALARAIVREPNVFLMDEPLSNLDAKLRVSTRAQIKNLSHELKVTTVYVTHDQIEAMTLADRVVVMKQGRIQQVGTPTEIYDNPANTFVASFIGSPAMNLMDGTIRGGVFEGANVRIEGLRAADGEVTLGFRAEDADVVDAPAQINAPVYTIELLGDAVMLAVKAGGQMVSVKAHKEYRAGIGDAVSFSVPADICHVFDKATGARISLG; this is translated from the coding sequence ATGGCTGAAATTCAACTGCGCAATATCAACAAACGTTGGGGCAGTTTTGTTGGTGTCGAAAATTTTGACCTGACAATCGCGGATGAGGAGTTTCTGGTGCTGCTCGGCCCTTCGGGCTGCGGCAAAACCACAACCATGCGGATGATTGCAGGGCTTGAGGACATCACCGAGGGCGAGATCATCATCGACGGCAAGGTGGTGAACGATCTGGACCCGAAAGACCGCGATGTTGCGATGGTGTTCCAGTCATACGGGTTGTACCCGCATATGAATGTTTACGAGAACATCCGGTTCCCGCTGAAGGTGCGCAAAGCGGATCCCGCGACCCATGACGCGCGGGTGCGCCGCGCCAGTGCCATGGTCGAACTTGATGATTTCCTGCATCGCAAGCCTGCTGAACTGTCGGGCGGACAGCGCCAGCGGGTGGCCCTGGCGCGGGCGATTGTGCGCGAACCCAACGTTTTTCTGATGGACGAACCGCTGTCCAATCTGGATGCCAAACTGCGGGTCAGCACGCGGGCACAGATCAAGAACCTCAGCCATGAGCTGAAGGTGACGACCGTTTACGTAACCCACGACCAGATCGAGGCGATGACGCTCGCCGACCGCGTCGTCGTGATGAAGCAAGGGCGTATTCAGCAGGTCGGCACCCCAACGGAAATCTATGACAATCCCGCGAATACCTTTGTGGCATCCTTCATCGGGTCACCTGCGATGAACCTGATGGACGGCACGATCCGCGGTGGTGTTTTCGAAGGGGCGAACGTGCGCATTGAGGGGCTTAGGGCTGCCGATGGCGAGGTCACCTTGGGCTTTCGTGCAGAGGATGCGGATGTGGTCGACGCACCGGCACAGATCAATGCACCGGTTTATACCATCGAATTGCTTGGGGATGCGGTCATGTTGGCGGTCAAGGCGGGCGGGCAGATGGTGTCGGTCAAAGCGCATAAGGAATATCGCGCGGGCATCGGGGATGCTGTGTCGTTTTCTGTGCCGGCGGATATTTGTCATGTGTTTGATAAAGCCACAGGCGCGCGGATCAGTTTGGGTTAG
- a CDS encoding thiamine pyrophosphate-dependent enzyme → MDRVSIVHENFLRRVAAEDFPVGETDVSALDADEALGLYRAQVLSRALDLQSRVMQKAGQGFYTIGSSGHEGMAALGHALRVDDIAFLHYRDAAFQIARAAKAGQPEMMRDMLLSFACSVEDPTSGGRHKVLGSRSLMIPPQTSTIASHLPKAVGAAHAITLARRNRPEHAILARDGIAMCSFGDASLNHSTAQGAINAAGWTAVQGIPLPLLFVCEDNGIGISTKTPTGWVKATMSARPGVEYFEADGLDIFAAARGAQQAADWVRTHRKPAFLHLRTVRLYGHAGPDVVTSYLPRSEVEADEAHDPLLYSARGLVASGAATAAQALALYTDTLEEVAQAAQEMVDTPRLRNAAEVMASLIPPRREVASGNGPSVERRAEVFGSDMAQIDQPQPMSRLINWALHDLMLEYPETLLMGEDVGRKGGNYGVTQKLHSRFGPARVIDTLLDEQSILGLAIGLAHNGFIPMPEIQFLAYLHNAEDQLRGEAATLPFFSNGQWSNPMVVRISALGYQKGFGGHFHNDNSLAVLRDIPGLIIACPSTGDDAALMLRECHRLAREEQRVVIFVEPIALYPMRDLLEAGDGGWMRRYPAPDQRIALDCVGVHGDGDDLAIVTYGNGHYLSRQAQHDLSALGVAVRVIDLRWLAPMPEDALLEAIGSRPVLIVDECRRTGGQAEALMAVMAEAGVKQFARLTAEDSFIATGPAYGATLPSRSGIVAAAQALLAQKTD, encoded by the coding sequence ATGGATCGCGTTTCGATTGTGCACGAGAATTTTTTGCGGCGTGTGGCTGCGGAGGATTTTCCGGTTGGTGAAACGGATGTCTCAGCGTTGGATGCTGATGAGGCATTGGGGTTGTACCGTGCGCAGGTTTTGTCGCGCGCGCTGGATTTGCAAAGTCGCGTGATGCAGAAGGCGGGGCAGGGGTTTTATACCATTGGCTCGTCAGGGCACGAAGGGATGGCGGCGCTGGGCCATGCTTTGCGCGTCGATGATATTGCGTTTTTGCATTACCGTGATGCGGCCTTCCAGATCGCGCGGGCTGCCAAGGCCGGGCAGCCGGAGATGATGCGCGACATGCTGTTGTCGTTTGCCTGTTCGGTGGAAGATCCGACCAGTGGCGGACGACACAAGGTTTTGGGATCACGCAGCTTGATGATCCCGCCGCAGACGTCGACCATTGCCAGCCACCTGCCCAAAGCGGTGGGGGCGGCGCATGCGATCACACTGGCGCGGCGCAACCGGCCGGAACATGCGATACTGGCGCGTGACGGGATTGCGATGTGTTCTTTCGGGGATGCATCGTTGAACCACTCCACCGCGCAGGGGGCGATCAATGCGGCGGGCTGGACGGCAGTGCAGGGCATCCCCTTGCCACTGTTGTTTGTCTGCGAGGACAACGGGATCGGCATTTCGACCAAGACACCCACGGGCTGGGTTAAGGCGACGATGTCGGCCCGACCGGGTGTCGAATATTTTGAGGCGGACGGTTTAGATATTTTTGCGGCTGCTAGGGGCGCGCAACAGGCGGCGGATTGGGTGCGCACGCACCGCAAGCCGGCCTTTTTGCATCTGCGTACGGTGCGGCTTTACGGGCATGCGGGACCTGATGTTGTAACGTCCTATCTGCCACGTTCCGAGGTAGAAGCGGATGAAGCCCATGATCCGCTGCTGTATTCTGCGCGGGGTTTGGTTGCTTCAGGTGCGGCGACAGCGGCGCAGGCCTTGGCGCTTTATACCGATACGCTGGAAGAAGTTGCGCAAGCCGCACAAGAAATGGTGGATACGCCGCGATTGCGAAACGCAGCGGAGGTCATGGCCAGTTTGATCCCCCCGCGCAGGGAGGTTGCGTCCGGCAATGGCCCAAGCGTTGAGCGCCGTGCCGAGGTGTTTGGCAGCGATATGGCCCAGATCGACCAGCCCCAACCAATGTCACGGCTGATCAACTGGGCGCTGCATGATCTGATGCTGGAATATCCCGAAACTTTGCTGATGGGCGAGGATGTGGGGCGCAAGGGCGGCAACTATGGGGTAACTCAAAAGCTGCACAGCCGGTTCGGGCCTGCGCGGGTGATCGACACCTTGCTGGACGAACAAAGCATTCTGGGGCTTGCAATCGGACTGGCGCATAACGGGTTCATCCCGATGCCGGAAATCCAGTTTCTGGCCTATCTGCACAATGCCGAAGACCAGTTGCGCGGCGAGGCCGCGACCTTGCCGTTCTTCAGTAACGGGCAGTGGAGCAATCCAATGGTCGTGCGTATTTCCGCGTTGGGGTATCAAAAGGGGTTCGGCGGGCATTTCCATAATGACAATTCACTGGCCGTGTTGCGCGATATTCCCGGGCTGATCATTGCCTGCCCCTCAACGGGCGACGACGCCGCATTGATGCTGCGTGAATGTCATCGTCTGGCGCGCGAAGAGCAGCGGGTGGTGATTTTTGTCGAACCAATCGCGCTTTATCCGATGCGTGATCTGCTGGAGGCTGGCGATGGCGGCTGGATGCGTCGTTATCCCGCCCCCGATCAAAGGATCGCATTGGACTGCGTCGGGGTGCATGGCGACGGCGACGATCTGGCGATTGTGACCTATGGCAACGGGCACTACCTGAGCCGTCAGGCGCAGCATGATCTATCCGCGCTGGGGGTGGCAGTGCGTGTGATCGACCTGCGATGGCTTGCACCAATGCCCGAAGACGCTTTGCTGGAGGCCATCGGCAGCCGTCCGGTTCTGATTGTGGATGAATGTCGCCGTACCGGCGGTCAGGCCGAAGCCTTGATGGCGGTCATGGCGGAGGCTGGCGTGAAGCAATTTGCGCGGCTGACGGCGGAAGACAGCTTTATCGCGACCGGTCCCGCATACGGGGCGACTTTGCCTTCGCGCAGCGGGATCGTTGCCGCAGCGCAGGCGCTATTGGCGCAGAAAACGGACTGA
- a CDS encoding acyl-CoA dehydrogenase, protein MTADTPALRAKDAPDLGSFDWADPFRLDSQLNEDERMIRDSAASYAQEKLQPRVIDAFANEETDAGIFKEMGDMGLLGITIPEEYGGLGAGYVSYGLVAREVERVDSGYRSMMSVQASLVMYPIYAYGSEEQRKKYLPKLCSGEWIGCFGLTEPDAGSDPGSMTTRAVKTANGYKLTGTKMWISNAPIADVFVVWAKSEEHGGKIRGFVLEKGMEGLSAPKVGNKLSLRASITGEIVMKDVEVGEDALLPHVSGLKGPFGCLNRARYGISWGAMGAAEFCWHAARQYGLDRKQFGKPLAGMQLFQKKLADMMTEISLGLQGSLQVGRLMDQANAAPEMVSIVKRNNCGKALEIARHARDMHGGNGISGEFQVIRHMMNLETVNTYEGTHDVHALILGRAQTGLQAFF, encoded by the coding sequence ATGACCGCTGATACACCTGCACTGCGCGCCAAAGATGCCCCTGATCTGGGATCATTCGACTGGGCCGACCCCTTCCGCCTGGACAGTCAGCTGAATGAAGACGAGCGGATGATCCGCGACTCTGCTGCGTCTTATGCGCAGGAAAAATTGCAGCCGCGCGTGATTGATGCCTTTGCCAACGAGGAAACCGACGCCGGTATCTTTAAAGAAATGGGCGATATGGGCCTGTTGGGGATCACGATCCCGGAAGAATACGGCGGTTTGGGCGCGGGCTATGTTTCTTATGGTCTGGTTGCGCGTGAAGTTGAACGTGTGGACAGTGGCTATCGTTCGATGATGTCCGTGCAGGCCAGCCTCGTGATGTATCCGATTTACGCATACGGTTCCGAAGAACAACGCAAGAAGTATCTGCCGAAACTCTGTTCCGGTGAGTGGATCGGGTGTTTCGGTCTGACAGAACCCGATGCGGGGTCCGACCCGGGCAGCATGACAACACGGGCGGTGAAAACGGCAAACGGTTACAAATTGACCGGCACCAAGATGTGGATTTCAAACGCACCGATTGCAGATGTTTTCGTCGTCTGGGCCAAGAGCGAAGAACATGGCGGCAAGATCCGCGGCTTTGTTCTGGAAAAGGGCATGGAAGGTTTGAGCGCACCCAAGGTGGGCAACAAACTGTCGCTGCGGGCGTCGATCACCGGTGAAATCGTGATGAAGGACGTTGAAGTTGGCGAAGACGCCTTGCTGCCACATGTGTCCGGTCTGAAAGGGCCGTTCGGCTGTTTGAACCGTGCCCGTTACGGTATTTCATGGGGCGCAATGGGTGCCGCGGAATTCTGCTGGCACGCGGCGCGTCAATACGGATTGGACCGCAAGCAGTTTGGCAAGCCTTTGGCGGGCATGCAGCTGTTCCAGAAGAAATTGGCCGATATGATGACCGAAATTTCGCTGGGCTTGCAGGGCTCGTTGCAAGTGGGCCGTTTGATGGATCAGGCCAACGCGGCACCCGAAATGGTGTCGATTGTGAAACGCAACAACTGCGGCAAGGCGCTTGAGATCGCGCGTCACGCCCGTGACATGCACGGCGGCAACGGGATCTCTGGCGAATTTCAGGTAATCCGTCACATGATGAACCTTGAAACGGTGAATACCTATGAGGGCACGCATGATGTGCATGCCTTGATCCTTGGGCGTGCGCAAACAGGACTTCAGGCGTTTTTTTGA
- a CDS encoding LysR substrate-binding domain-containing protein encodes MIAPRRFLPSISALLAFEAVARLGSATAAAQELSLTQSAVSRQLKTLEEQLDVALITRKGRQLALTTAGQAYVGQVREILNRLAQASVSVRTNPTGGSLNLAILPAFGMHWLAPRLRDFARAHPEVTVNLSTRLKPFAIADSPFDAAIHFGHEDWPGVHYLPLMPETVVPVCAPELLSAPVIEARDMLEHPLLHLETRPRGWARWLAALGVTADPPAGMVFDQFSTMAQAAIHGLGVALLPTFFAEPYLRDGQLMLASAQTTQSIGNYYLVWPETRDEGAALTSFRNWLAGQAQTTEPQTQP; translated from the coding sequence ATGATAGCCCCGCGCCGCTTTCTGCCTTCAATCTCGGCCCTGCTTGCCTTCGAAGCGGTTGCACGACTGGGCAGCGCAACAGCCGCCGCACAGGAACTCTCTCTGACGCAAAGCGCTGTCAGCCGGCAACTCAAGACCCTCGAAGAGCAACTCGATGTGGCGCTGATCACCCGTAAGGGGCGACAGCTGGCCCTGACCACTGCGGGACAGGCCTATGTCGGACAGGTGCGCGAAATTCTGAACCGGCTGGCGCAAGCGTCTGTTTCGGTGCGTACAAACCCCACGGGCGGGTCGCTGAACCTTGCCATTCTACCCGCGTTTGGCATGCATTGGCTGGCCCCGCGCCTGCGCGATTTTGCCCGCGCCCACCCCGAGGTCACTGTCAATCTCAGTACACGGCTGAAACCGTTTGCCATCGCCGACAGTCCATTTGATGCGGCGATCCACTTTGGTCACGAGGACTGGCCGGGCGTGCATTATTTGCCCCTGATGCCGGAAACCGTGGTCCCCGTCTGTGCGCCGGAACTGCTCAGCGCGCCGGTGATCGAAGCGCGCGATATGCTGGAGCATCCGCTGTTGCACCTGGAAACGCGCCCGCGGGGCTGGGCGCGTTGGCTGGCGGCATTGGGTGTGACCGCTGATCCGCCGGCTGGCATGGTGTTTGACCAGTTTTCAACCATGGCGCAGGCGGCGATCCACGGATTGGGCGTGGCGCTTTTGCCGACATTTTTTGCCGAACCTTACCTGCGGGACGGGCAATTGATGCTGGCCTCGGCGCAAACCACACAAAGCATCGGCAATTATTACCTCGTCTGGCCTGAAACCCGTGACGAGGGTGCGGCCCTGACGTCCTTTCGCAATTGGCTGGCCGGACAAGCGCAAACAACCGAGCCCCAAACACAGCCCTAG
- a CDS encoding SOS response-associated peptidase has translation MCGRMAMTLPPDAMAQLFAAAPANDLPPVPNYNVCPTDPVPIVTSDAEGARKLRPMRWGFIPRWYKEPSGGPLLINARAETLAEKPAFRTAARTRRGVVIATGFYEWTKDAEGGRDPWYITRVDGAPLAFAAVWQDWRAPDGEAQLTCAIVTTGANAPMQAIHHRMPVILAQKDWPLWLGEQGKGAATLMTPAADDLLEWHRVSRTVNSNRASGAALIEPLPKDG, from the coding sequence ATGTGCGGACGAATGGCGATGACGCTGCCGCCTGATGCGATGGCGCAACTTTTTGCGGCAGCACCGGCGAATGACCTACCGCCTGTACCCAATTACAATGTCTGTCCGACAGATCCGGTCCCGATCGTCACCAGTGATGCCGAGGGGGCGCGCAAACTTCGCCCCATGCGGTGGGGATTTATTCCGCGCTGGTACAAAGAACCATCAGGGGGGCCTTTGTTGATTAATGCCCGCGCCGAAACGCTGGCCGAGAAACCGGCATTTCGTACCGCAGCGCGGACGCGGCGGGGGGTGGTCATTGCAACGGGATTTTATGAATGGACCAAAGACGCCGAAGGCGGGCGGGATCCGTGGTACATCACGCGCGTTGACGGCGCGCCGCTGGCGTTTGCTGCGGTCTGGCAGGACTGGCGTGCGCCGGACGGGGAGGCGCAGCTGACCTGTGCGATTGTTACAACTGGCGCAAACGCGCCAATGCAGGCGATCCATCACCGGATGCCTGTTATCCTTGCGCAAAAGGATTGGCCGTTATGGCTGGGCGAACAAGGGAAAGGTGCGGCGACGCTGATGACACCCGCAGCAGATGATCTGCTGGAGTGGCACCGCGTAAGCCGCACCGTGAATTCCAATCGCGCCAGCGGGGCCGCATTGATCGAACCTTTGCCAAAGGATGGCTAA
- a CDS encoding sulfotransferase has translation MTRLRVVNLALPKTGTTTLTDALRHAGLTVADWRIRAGQSRNKDLKGMHLGKILYADYFATGDPLARLGEFDVINEMSAVREDQSLWPQTDWGLLSAIQTHHPEVKFILTTRNPAKTADSVMRWNNLGKRRLPAADVPGLPRGFGRSEDELARWMAAHYAFCRRMFEGESNFMEYDIEDPQAPAKISAYLGVDLPWWGRSNVGTPATLPAGAMQKGYSQTSAALH, from the coding sequence ATGACCCGACTGCGTGTCGTTAACCTTGCCCTGCCTAAAACCGGAACCACCACGCTGACGGATGCGTTGCGTCACGCGGGTTTGACCGTGGCGGACTGGCGCATCCGTGCGGGGCAATCCCGAAACAAAGATCTAAAGGGCATGCATTTGGGCAAGATCCTGTATGCCGACTATTTCGCCACCGGTGATCCGCTGGCGCGGTTGGGCGAATTTGATGTCATCAACGAAATGTCTGCCGTGCGCGAGGATCAATCGCTTTGGCCGCAGACCGATTGGGGATTGCTATCCGCCATTCAGACCCATCATCCCGAAGTGAAGTTTATTCTCACCACGCGTAACCCCGCCAAAACTGCGGATTCGGTGATGCGTTGGAACAATCTGGGCAAACGCCGCCTGCCTGCGGCGGATGTGCCGGGCCTGCCGCGTGGTTTTGGCCGTTCGGAAGATGAACTGGCGCGTTGGATGGCGGCGCATTACGCGTTCTGCCGCCGGATGTTTGAAGGCGAAAGCAATTTTATGGAATATGACATCGAAGACCCGCAGGCACCGGCAAAGATCAGCGCTTATCTGGGCGTTGACCTGCCTTGGTGGGGGCGCAGCAACGTAGGCACGCCTGCGACGCTCCCTGCGGGTGCCATGCAAAAAGGGTACAGCCAAACGTCTGCCGCTTTACATTAG